tttaagggttgcttacaccctaccatatgtaggttttgagacaagttttagggggtcaatatacaagtatatacaaaattacagctgggtatctcgcattccgagattcttacctaatttaaccttatttgactggactattaccGCTATCTTATCACGTAAATAATTAATGAGCATACTGCAAATTTTCTCcataaatgtgaaaatgtttCGTACATAGCTAAGTCTGTTTACACCACCACCTATAATATAAAAGATTATGGCCACAGTCGCAATATTAGAACtatgatgataattaattagggattttaaaaatataacactgaaaacatttattaacattttttgagggggggataACATCAaatgactattattatgtatgttctttacataatcacgggaccacagggtcccggacctttggaaggcgtacgaggggccaaagccaactcgcagaggcccgttgaacaattttaatctaaatgtaaggtattattataatgactactctggccttgggcgaggcgagagggagtgtgaggctcttactgacttaaaaccaccccgttcctacttctgcttttcgaaccggggccccgctaggcagtccgcagctgaGGATCGGCATCAGCCTTAGTAGATACAAGTGCTggaatcaaaataatatcatttctaTAACACAATTAAATACCAGTTTAATTAGTCCCGATAAATACgtctattttaaaacttacagGGCCGCACTGTCAGCTTTTTTCTTCCATTGTAGTAGAGGCGTAGAGTAGAGCCTTAACTAGTCGCAGACAAGTCGTGTCACAAGATTAAAAGTCGCTCGTTTACTAATGGCTTTATGTTTCATTACGAATCGATATAAATACAACTAATATGTCCGTAAATTTAACATTACTTAGTCTTTACACGAGTAAATAATGAAGACTATTACAATATTCTTTGGTTTCTTTCTGGTTGACGTGTTTGTTTTCTTGGAAGTAGAGGCCAACTATCACGATGCCGTCGGTATTCCTGCTGCAAAGAAGATCAAGGAACTGGAAGAAGCAATGCAAGCTGATGGAACTATAAATATCGAGAGTAGAATCATCGGTGGAGAGAAAGCACCTCACCCTTATCCTTTTTTCGTATGTATTTTTGAGCAATGATCTATATTGTTGACGGCGACATATTTGGACAGTGCAACTGATTGATATTTTAGACATCAGTGTTTCGTGTATCTAACTTCGTGtatctttcttcttcttcttttctgtattattttttattttctgtattcTTTCGTCGTGGCTTACAAGTGTAGCAACGTGGCTTgtttcattgaaaaataaaattgatattgtcTTTAATTTTGGTAATCATCTAGTACTTTTCATTCAGATATTAATCAAGATGATTCCCAATGTATCTTATATCGGGATttgttaatcatatttttacttacctaGGTTTAATTCATTACTTAGAGGTTCAAGGAAAAGGAAATGTTCATCGTTTTATTAAAGCTTTAGATTTTCAAGATCTGTAACTGAATTCTTCTATACACAGGCTGGCTTAATCATCTCGTTAATCGGTAAACCACTAAATTATTCAGTCTGCGGTTCTTCACTGTTGTCTTCTAATCGAGTGGTAACTGCTGCACACTGCTATTTTGATGGCGTCAATCGTGCCTCGAAGTTTGAAGTGGTTTTAGGCTCTAACCTGCTCTACCAAGGCGGTGACCGACATGTCACTAGACATGTCCAAGTACACCCCTATTATGACCCGAAGTTCCTTACAAATGACGTCGCTATATTATACTTGCCACAGAACGTTCGATTTACAAGTGAGTAAACTGCAATTTCATAATAATCGTAAGATATACTAATTTTTGCAACGgtttaaatctatactaatattataaagctgaagagtttgtttgtttgattgtgtgtttgtttgtttgtttgtttgaacgcgctaatctccggaactactggtccgatttgaataattctttttgtgttaaatagtgca
This genomic interval from Spodoptera frugiperda isolate SF20-4 chromosome 6, AGI-APGP_CSIRO_Sfru_2.0, whole genome shotgun sequence contains the following:
- the LOC118267602 gene encoding collagenase-like isoform X3, yielding MKTITIFFGFFLVDVFVFLEVEANYHDAVGIPAAKKIKELEEAMQADGTINIESRIIGGEKAPHPYPFFAGLIISLIGKPLNYSVCGSSLLSSNRVVTAAHCYFDGVNRASKFEVVLGSNLLYQGGDRHVTRHVQVHPYYDPKFLTNDVAILYLPQNVRFTNLVHPIRLPTNYEQTNTFEGYMAVAVGFGKTSSEQPLAATVLSHVELQVIDNAQCAASYNINFVTPNTICTSGIGIAGSVGVCNGDSGGPLFIYDSNRHPVLIGITSFGRIDLPCESGAPAGYSRVTSFMNFIKQHLY
- the LOC118267602 gene encoding chymotrypsin-1-like isoform X1, which encodes MKTITIFFGFFLVDVFVFLEVEANYHDAVGIPAAKKIKELEEAMQADGTINIESRIIGGEKAPHPYPFFAGLIISLIGKPLNYSVCGSSLLSSNRVVTAAHCYFDGVNRASKFEVVLGSNLLYQGGDRHVTRHVQVHPYYDPKFLTNDVAILYLPQNVRFTNLVHPIRLPTNYEQTNTFEGYMAVAVGFGKTSSEQPSPASVLSHVELQVIDNAQCAASYNIYLVTPNTICTSGIGVAGSVGVCSGDSGGPLFVLDSNRDPVLIGITSFVRNETVPCVPGTPSGYSRVTSFMNFIKQHLY
- the LOC118267602 gene encoding chymotrypsin-1-like isoform X2, with translation MKTITIFFGFFLVDVFVFLEVEANYHDAVGIPAAKKIKELEEAMQADGTINIESRIIGGEKAPHPYPFFAGLIISLIGKPLNYSVCGSSLLSSNRVVTAAHCYFDGVNRASKFEVVLGSNLLYQGGDRHVTRHVQVHPYYDPKFLTNDVAILYLPQNVRFTNLVHPIRLPTNYEQTNTFEGYMAVAVGFGKTSSEQPSPASVLSHVELQVIDNAQCAASYNIYLVTPNTICTSGIGVAGSVGVCSGDSGGPLFVLDSNRDPVLIGITSFGRIDLPCESGAPAGYSRVTSFMNFIKQHLY
- the LOC118267602 gene encoding collagenase-like isoform X4, encoding MKTITIFFGFFLVDVFVFLEVEANYHDAVGIPAAKKIKELEEAMQADGTINIESRIIGGEKAPHPYPFFAGLIISLIGKPLNYSVCGSSLLSSNRVVTAAHCYFDGVNRASKFEVVLGSNLLYQGGDRHVTRHVQVHPYYDPKFLTNDVAILYLPQNVRFTNLVHPIRLPTNYEQTNTFEGYMAVAVGFGKTSSEQPSPASVLSHVELQVIDNAQCAASYNINFVTPNTICTSGIGIAGSVGVCNGDSGGPLFIYDSNRHPVLIGITSFGRIDLPCESGAPAGYSRVTSFMNFIKQHLY